The Naumovozyma dairenensis CBS 421 chromosome 1, complete genome genome includes a region encoding these proteins:
- the NDAI0A05580 gene encoding uncharacterized protein (similar to Saccharomyces cerevisiae YBR071W; ancestral locus Anc_3.290), translated as MLRSNKNSNKSAAKAKRNSIFLDHNMLNLLDKKHQINNNQVTVPDIEVMKSQQSEKKSRQSSKPNSSTESRLKRSSIMLNANTVRDYQIAIRKFDTEVETPPERSDSDFSICSNKSSISSLFEEGVNIRDVLYEDLGSLDEISGEKDAAYLEATLHMTKQTSLFIISDVKDFDNKSLKTTLLHEITSIGEIDEQESRAKYSRTNLTFD; from the coding sequence ATGCTTCGATCGAATAAGAATTCAAACAAATCAGCGGCTAAAGCAAAAAGAAATTCCATATTTTTAGACCACAACATGTTGAATTTGTTGGATAAGAAACATCAAATTAATAACAACCAAGTAACAGTACCAGATATCGAGGTAATGAAAAGTCAGCAATCGGAGAAGAAATCGAGGCAGTCCTCAAAACCAAATTCAAGTACAGAAAGTAGATTAAAAAGATCTAGTATAATGTTGAACGCCAATACCGTCCGCGATTATCAGATAGcaataagaaaatttgacACAGAAGTGGAAACTCCTCCCGAAAGGAGTGATTCTGATTTTAGCATATGCTCCAACAAAAGTTCCATATCGTCACTTTTCGAAGAAGGAGTTAACATCCGCGATGTTTTATATGAAGATTTAGGATCATTGGATGAAATCTCTGGCGAGAAGGATGCAGCATATTTAGAAGCTACATTACACATGACTAAACAAACCtctctttttattatttcagACGTAAAAGACTTCGATAATAAATCGTTGAAGACGACGCTCCTGCATGAAATTACAAGTATTGGAGAAATCGACGAACAAGAAAGTAGAGCAAAATACTCAAGAACGAATCTCACTTTcgattaa
- the HSP26 gene encoding chaperone protein HSP26 (similar to Saccharomyces cerevisiae HSP26 (YBR072W); ancestral locus Anc_3.291), whose translation MSFNSPFFDFFDNINSEVDNFNRLLDNAGFRDYSQKRQRLIGGNQDNNNKKVAIRPTNNLLSDTSFGDLDDWFDNDLSLFPTNFAAYDKELAVPVDILDHEKNYELKITVPGVKSKKDIDLEYHKNDNQIIVSGQIPKISPESKKAKVKVNERASGKFKRIITLPGTPGIDADHIKADYTSGVLTLTVPKLKSNKDEKEHVQKIAISSEDSWNDE comes from the coding sequence ATGTCATTCAATTCTccattttttgattttttcgACAATATCAACAGCGAAGTTGATAACTTTAATAGATTATTGGATAACGCCGGTTTTAGAGACTACTCACAAAAACGTCAAAGATTGATTGGCGGtaatcaagataataataataagaaagtTGCAATTAGACcaacaaataatttattgtCAGACACTTCATTTGGTGATTTAGACGATTGGTTTGACAATGACTTGTCATTATTCCCAACAAACTTTGCGGCATACGATAAGGAATTGGCTGTTCCAGTCGATATCTTGGACCACGAAAAGAACTACGAATTGAAGATTACCGTCCCAGGTGTTAAATCtaaaaaagatattgatttggaataccataaaaatgataaccAAATCATTGTTAGTGGtcaaattccaaaaatttcTCCTGAGTCAAAAAAGGCCAAAGTTAAAGTTAACGAACGTGCTTCTggtaaatttaaaagaatcATTACTTTACCAGGAACTCCAGGTATCGATGCCGATCACATCAAGGCGGACTATACTAGCGGTGTCTTAACTTTGACTGTTccaaaattaaaatcaaacAAGGATGAGAAAGAACATGTCCAGAAAATTGCAATTTCTTCTGAAGATTCTTGGAATGATGAGTAA
- the VMS1 gene encoding Vms1p (similar to Saccharomyces cerevisiae YDR049W; ancestral locus Anc_3.293), whose product MSVKKNDLYVYDLADSILKSLKLMYFDHMLREAENNDVEQTTSKIIQEENEGKKKNISNSFSCSICDTKFTDRPSQRSHYQTSFHIFNVKRSLKDLPCLTLTEFDKLLANNKTSLEGPEASSNSESDSESELEQIDEKKEENVAQSGDMYESSQSFLDESLEAELQKLSAEEADESGSISCLNTKSPQIYLKSSLLQADDVFGIYKALFDSKSISSPLDTLFRWNDDDAGITKISALFMVGGGHFAGAIVSHQRANIKGNAKKQETSFQEQAVQFIEHKTFHRYTTRRKQGGSQSAMDNAKGKANSAGSTLRRYNEAALRTDIQNLLGTWAPYLSKCENIFLRASNVQDKQIFLENNNIKKDDERLKTFPFTTGRPTLGELRKSWCELTYLKKVPKPTPIEVKKLTLNKQTNEDPKTMKHQDAKASSPQEKYTEELIALLKKGRAPLLIAYLKKNKLDVNFLLEPTAKYISTPTLLHYAASHNLKQMVTILLSNMKADPCVKNQSGKTAWDMAKEENVRQSFQIARHSLGEEYTNWADAHVGDPLSREQVDKFNKEAEEAANNEAESIIRKELDAAKERQRLELDKKRGVGNKLDPSGNINIKQNLNSLSPEQRQRLMREQRARAAEARLQKSIAK is encoded by the coding sequence ATGAGCGTGAAAAAGAATGATCTCTATGTCTATGATTTGGCAGACTCTATTCTAAAGTCTTTGAAGCTGATGTATTTTGATCATATGTTGAGGGAAGCTGAAAACAATGATGTAGAACAAACAACTAGCAAAATCatccaagaagaaaatgaagggaagaagaaaaatatatctaatAGTTTCTCGTGTAGTATTTGTGACACCAAATTTACTGATAGACCTTCCCAAAGGAGTCATTACCAAACATCtttccatatttttaatGTTAAGAGAAGTTTAAAGGATTTACCATGTCTAACCTTGACTGAATTTGATAAACTGTTggcaaataataaaactaGCTTGGAGGGGCCAGAAgcttcttctaattctgAGTCTGATTCTGAATCTGAGCTAGAACAAATCGATgaaaaaaaggaagaaaatgtTGCTCAAAGTGGAGACATGTATGAAAGTAGCCAGAGTTTTCTGGATGAGTCCTTAGAAGCAGAATTGCAAAAGTTGAGTGCAGAAGAAGCGGACGAATCGGGTTCAATCAGCTGTTTAAACACGAAATCGCCACAGATATATCTTAAATCAAGCCTTTTACAAGCTGACGACgtttttggaatttataAAGCGTTATTTGATTCTAAAAGTATATCGAGTCCCCTTGATACCTTGTTCCGATGGAATGATGACGATGCTGGAATAACTAAAATATCTGCTTTGTTTATGGTAGGAGGAGGTCATTTTGCAGGAGCTATTGTATCACACCAAAGAGCAAATATTAAAGGTAATGCTAAGAAGCAAGAAACTTCCTTCCAAGAACAGGCGGTCCAATTTATTGAACATAAAACATTTCACAGATATACTACAAGACGTAAACAAGGTGGTTCACAATCTGCAATGGATAATGCTAAAGGTAAAGCTAACTCGGCAGGGTCTACTTTACGTAGATACAATGAAGCAGCCTTGAGAACTGATATCCAGAATTTACTTGGTACATGGGCGCCATACCTTTCCAAATGtgaaaatatctttttaAGAGCAAGTAATGTACAGGACAAACAAATAttcttggaaaataataatattaaaaaggATGATGAAAGATTGAAGACTTTTCCGTTTACTACAGGTCGACCAACGTTAGGTGAACTAAGAAAGTCTTGGTGTGAATTGACctatttgaaaaaagttCCAAAACCTACCCCAATCGAAGTGAAAAAGCTGACTTTGAATAAACAAACGAATGAAGACCCAAAAACTATGAAACATCAAGACGCTAAAGCCTCCTCTCctcaagaaaaatatacagAAGAACTAATTGCCTTGTTGAAGAAAGGTAGGGCACCTCTATTAATTGcatatttgaagaaaaataaactgGACGTTAACTTTCTACTTGAACCTACAGCCAAATATATCTCAACTCCAACGCTGTTACATTATGCGGCTAGCCATAATTTGAAGCAGATGGTtacaattttattatcCAATATGAAGGCGGATCCTTGTGTAAAGAACCAATCTGGTAAAACGGCATGGGATATGGCCAAGGAAGAAAACGTAAGACAGTCCTTCCAAATAGCCCGGCATTCACTTGGAGAAGAATATACAAACTGGGCGGACGCACATGTAGGTGATCCTTTAAGTAGAGAACAGGTAGATAAGTTTAACAAAGAAGCCGAAGAGGCAGCTAATAACGAGGCAGAAAGTATTATAAGAAAGGAACTAGATGCTGCGAAAGAACGACAGCGTTTGGAACTAGATAAGAAAAGAGGTGTGGGGAACAAATTGGATCCTTCGGGTAACATCAATATCAAGCAGAATCTTAATTCACTTTCACCTGAACAAAGGCAACGGTTGATGAGGGAGCAACGTGCTAGAGCCGCTGAAGCAAGGTTACAAAAATCTATCGCGAAGTGA
- the HEM12 gene encoding uroporphyrinogen decarboxylase HEM12 (similar to Saccharomyces cerevisiae HEM12 (YDR047W); ancestral locus Anc_3.294), whose translation MSQNATQFPPLKNDLLLRTLRGEQVERPPCWIMRQAGRYLPEYHEVKGKRDFFETCRNAEIASEITIQPIRHFKGLIDAAIIFSDILVIPQAMGMKVEMIEGKGPSFPRPLRTVDEVQKVLDYQVDVLKELDWAFKSISLTRTKLDGEVPLFGFCGGPWTLLVYMSEGGGSHLFRFAKQWINEHPDLSKKLLQKITDVAVEFLCQQVAAGAQVLQVFESWGGELSSMDFDEFSLPYLKQISEKVPKRLQGLGINEHIPIIVFAKNSWYALDKLCSLNFDAVSLDWSWDPKQALAINKGRVTLQGNLDPGVMYGSKETITKKVAYMIDRFGGGKKNYIVNFGHGTSPFMDPEQIRFFLQECHRLGSK comes from the coding sequence ATGAGTCAAAATGCTACCCAATTTCCTCCGTTAAAGAATGACTTACTTTTAAGGACATTAAGAGGAGAACAAGTTGAAAGACCACCGTGCTGGATTATGAGGCAAGCGGGTAGATATTTACCCGAATATCATGAAGTCAAAGGTAAGAGAGATTTTTTCGAGACCTGTAGAAATGCGGAAATTGCATCTGAAATTACAATTCAACCAATTAGACATTTTAAAGGTTTGATCGATGCGGCTATTATATTCAGTGATATCCTTGTTATACCACAAGCTATGGGTATGAAAGTGGAAATGATTGAGGGGAAAGGACCTAGTTTCCCACGACCATTGAGAACTGTAGATGAGGTACAAAAAGTCCTAGATTATCAAGTCGACGTTCTCAAGGAATTAGATTGGGCTTTTAAGTCAATCAGTTTAACTAGAACTAAATTGGATGGAGAGGTTCCTTTATTCGGGTTCTGTGGTGGCCCCTGGACATTGTTGGTTTATATGTCTGAAGGAGGTGGTTCTCATCTATTCAGATTTGCTAAACAATGGATCAACGAGCATCCAgatttatcaaagaaacTGTTACAAAAGATTACAGATGTTGCAGTAGAATTCTTATGCCAACAAGTTGCCGCGGGGGCACAAGTATTACAGGTTTTCGAAAGTTGGGGTGGGGAGCTCTCTTCCATGGACTTTGACGAGTTTTCTCTACCATATTTAAAACAAATCTCCGAAAAGGTTCCTAAGAGATTACAGGGATTGGGGATTAATGAGCATATTCCAATTATTGTTTTCGCCAAAAACTCATGGTATGCCCTAGATAAACTTTGTAGTTTAAATTTTGACGCAGTTTCCTTAGATTGGTCTTGGGATCCAAAGCAAGCTTTAGCTATCAACAAAGGAAGAGTTACATTACAAGGTAATTTGGATCCAGGCGTCATGTACGGTTCcaaagaaacaataacCAAAAAAGTTGCTTATATGATCGATAGGTTCGGAGGTGGTAAGAAGAACTATATCGTCAATTTTGGACATGGAACAAGTCCTTTCATGGATCCTGAACAAATTAGATTTTTCCTTCAAGAATGTCATAGATTAGGTTCAAAATAA